The proteins below come from a single Fusarium verticillioides 7600 chromosome 3, whole genome shotgun sequence genomic window:
- a CDS encoding replication factor C subunit 4, protein MSSQKPEERGESSNSASKAALKASSNGTTNYELPWVEKYRPVFLDDVVGNTETIERLKIIAREGNMPHVIISGMPGIGKTTSVLCLARQLLGESYKEAVLELNASDERGIDVVRNRIKGFAQKKVTLPAGRHKLVILDEADSMTSGAQQALRRTMEIYSNTTRFAFACNQSNKIIEPLQSRCAILRYAKLTDAQVVKRLMQIIEAEKVEYSDDGLAALVFSAEGDMRQAINNLQSTFAGFGFVSGDNVFKVVDSPHPIKVQAMLKACYEGNVDSALETLRELWDLGYSSHDIISTMFKVTKTIPTLSEHAKLEFIKEIGFTHMKVLEGVQTLLQLSGCVVRLCKINMDPKRFRV, encoded by the exons ATGTCTTCCCAAAAACCCGAGGAACGTGGCGAGTCGTCGAACTCTGCCTCAAAGGCGGCCCTCAAAGCTTCTTCGAATGGAACCACAAATTATGAACTTCCCTG GGTGGAAAAGTATCGACCAGTGTTCCTCGACGATGTCGTCGGAAACACGGAAACGATAGAAAGACTCAAGATCATTGCTAGAGAGGGCAACATGCCCCATGTAATCATCTCCGGTATGCCTGGTATTGGAAAGACCACCAGTGTGCTATGTCTGGCCAGGCAACTCTTAGGTGAATCGTACAAGGAAGCGGTCTTGGAGCTCAATGCCAGTGACGAGCGAG GCATTGATGTTGTCCGAAACAGAATCAAGGGCTTCGCCCAAAAGAAGGTCACTTTGCCTGCGGGGCGTCATAAACTTGTTATTCTCGATGAAGCCGACAGTATGACTTCGGGTGCTCAGCAAGCCCTTCGACGAACTATGGAGATTTACTCTAACACTACACGATTTGCTTTCGCCTGCAACCAgtccaacaagatcatcgaaCCCCTCCAATCACGATGCGCCATCCTACGATACGCCAAGTTAACGGACGCTCAAGTCGTAAAGCGACTCATGCAAATTATTGAGGCGGAAAAGGTCGAATACAGTGACGATGGACTTGCAGCCTTGGTTTTCAGCGCCGAGGGAGATATGCGACAAGCtatcaacaacctccaaTCCACCTTTGCCGGTTTTGGCTTCGTCTCAGgagacaatgtcttcaaggttgttgacTCGCCTCATCCAATCAAGGTGCAGGCGATGCTGAAGGCTTGCTATGAAGGCAATGTTGATTCCGCACTGGAAACACTCCGAGAACTTTGGGATCTAGGTTATTCAAGCCATGACATTATTAGCACTATGTTCAAGGTTACGAAAACAATTCCTACGTTGAGCGAACATGCAAAGCTGGAGTTTATCAAAGAGATTGGTTTTACACATATGAAGGTCCTTGAAGGTGTGCAGACACTACTCCAGCTCAGCGGATGCGTCGTCCGGCTATGCAAAATCAACATGGATCCTAAGCGATTTCGGGTATAG